GTTATTGCGTGTCCGCTCTTCCAGGGACATGCTAGTTCTAGTCATTGACTACTTAGCTTTAAAGAAATGTTTCCAATTTAAATGGAAGCAAACATGACCAGAAACAGCTAAGAGAACTCTTCGACACCACAGTGGAGCGCATGGAATCGATCTCAATATCATGTTTGTTTTTGCAAGTCAAGTCAAATGATGAACCGGTCTGTAGACAAAAGAGGAAAATGCATACATCAAAGACTGATATGCGTGCTCCACATACTGTTTTACAATTTAAGATCATACGTGTATGTATATACTATGCAACCACCCATCTGTAGAGCCTAACAATGAGTTGAGGTGGTTTTAGGAAGTATCTCGAAaattttttatacaaattgTAATAACCCAGCTAATATATACCAAAAGGCTAGATTTCAGGAAGTATCTCAAAAATAGCTAGCTGAAAAGTATTGTTTGGATTTTTCGATCTTATATAAATACCAAAAATCTACCCAGTTAATAACCAATGTGTatgagactaaatacacgcctgcATGGATTCTCACATACTCTCACCGTCTAAGTTCTAACGTCCTCGTCAggttaagggttcaaatccatgtAAATCTAATCATTAGCACCACGATTGGTCCGTGATCAGgtccaatagatccgtgctacagtgttctctagtccacataagttattgACCGGGTCCattctgatatcatttgtaataaCACAAGACCtcgcccaaaatggctagctaaaaagtatccaattttttttgattttgtataaatatccaCAATTTATCTAGCCAATAACTAATATAAGATTAAACACACGTCTATACAGATTTTCATACGGATAATATTGAGGCACTAGTTTCCATTTATCTTTTGATACCACAATGCTTTTGCAGCAGGTTTCTCTGATACTATGATCCCGGTGTCCGGGAGCCGCACCTACACGCTTAACATCCAGGAAAACCCCCTCCTCTAATACAGCACCACACACCATGTTAAACGATCGAAGTACCAAACTCGGCTGCCGTCTCTAATCCAGCAAAAAAAAGCCCAAGCGTGAACGCGAACATCCAATAAAGCTTGGCTGCCGTCGCTTCCGGCCACATAACGGAAGCTCTGTTACATAACGGCCACGAGAGCCGCCGTCtaaggaaaagaaaaccaaaGACGCCGTCTTCGAAGTTGGGTCTTTCCTTTTGTCGATGACTTGTCCTtcacaaataaaaaataaagcaaaaccCCCTCCGCAATTCTAGTGATGTTCCTTGCAAGCTATTCCTTCACCCCCTCCTCGCTTCGACTCCCACGAATCCCTTCTCTATAAACTCACCAACCTACCATTTGATCGTCGTGATCACCTCCCAGTTTGAGAAGGAGGTACAGGGAAGAAACAGAAAGAAGAGACCGGTGCTGTCGggacaaagatggaagatatgGAAGCCCATCATCATGAAGAAGAGCAGCAGCCTCTCCTGGCTTCCAAGCCATCGGATGAGGACAGGACGACCATGGTGCAGCAGGCCATAAGCCAGACGTTTAAGAGCGTCGCCCATCTCGCCAACCACCTCCCAACCGGCACGGTCCTCGCCTTCCAAGTCCTGTCCCCCATCCTCACCAACTTAGGCCGCTGCACCGATGCGAACCGAACCATGACCGCGTGCCTCGTGGTCCTCTGCGGACTGTCATGCTTCGTCCTAAGCTTCACCGACAGTTTCCAGGACAAGACCGGGAAAATAAGGTATGGACTCGCCACCTTCGGGGGCATGTGGATCATCGACGGCGCTAAGCCTCTCCCTCCAGAGATAGCGGCCAACTACAGCGTAAAGTTCGTAGACTTTGTCCACGCTTTCATGTCGGTGTTGATCTTCGCGGCGGTGGCCTTGTTTGATAAGAACGTAGTGTCGTGCTTCTACCCTGTCCCGTCGGAGGATATGGAGCAGGTGCTCACTGCATTGCCGGTTGCGATCGGAGTGTTTGGCAGTGCAGTGTTTGTTACTTTCCCTACGACTCGCCATGGAATTGGCTTCCCAGTTTCCCCTCGTTGATGCTTCAATCTGCGTGCGTGGATGCTTGCTCCCCGTGTAGTTCTACTGAAACAGTCAATATATATGGTCTTCATGTTGAAACAGTAAATGGGATTGGCAGTGTTTTAATTTTTTCATAAGATAAAGAGTTGAATTTAATACTTTGGCAGCTCCGTTGATACCGCAAGAGTTAAGAAACGGTGGTTTCTTGCGGCAACAAGCAAGTTGCCTTCGACGCATTCTTTTCTTGTGTATATGGAAATCGTCCTCGAATGCTCTACCGAAAATAGTGATGTGCTTCTTGTTATAATTGGGTAGATATAGACAGTGATGGTCGTGTTCCTTTGAAGTGTTCATAATTGATAtacttcaaaaaaataaattaataaacatCGATCATTGCTTATGGGGAGAGATAACTGAGGAGGAATATCATCTTTTGGTAAGAAACAAGACAAAGATATTGAGAGGAATAATTCCTTCCCTCTCTGCGTGTTATTCTCTGCCATTTGGGTTGCATTCTATATATTGCTGAGCACGTCATGCCAATAGGTCGTGAGTTCATAGCAGGAGATGTCAGTGACCTGAAGCAGTAATAAGAAAGATCATCAACCACTTATTCCACTAACTATAACACAGCATCCAACCAAAGAATTGGATTTACAAAGTCATTCAATGACCATCGCTAAAGAGGAACTTTGCAAATACGTACGTTAATCAGCTTAGACAAACAAATAATGCCGCCACATCATTCCATACCTGAGAGCTCTAAACAATCcccataatattttaaatatctaGAGCACACCAAATAAGATCTGAAGCTATTATACGGATGAGAAATGCGGCGTTCCATTTTCCTCACATAAACAAACCTCGCTCGCATTGACTGGCACAGGGAAGTGGATGGTGGCATGCCTTTTACGTGGTCATTTCATAATGTTCATCCGCACAATCTTTAAATCCTTGTAAGTGAAAGATTCTCAAAATTAATAAGAAGATATAaagatcaaaaaataaaactgcTCTTTTTTAAACAAGGTGCCATAACAAACTTTACAATAATTTTCTCTGACTACCTTTACAAGGTTCCAAATAGAAAAACTTCGATCATTACGATTTTTTGAAGAGCTGAAAAAGGTGGATAAGATCTATCCCAAAATATTAATCTGAATTATCCGTGTGATAAAAGGTCCTGCTCTACTATAAAAAAAAGCTTCATACATGACATAACCCCTATTCTGATTATAGGAGGGCTGAATTTTTTTGAGCCAAGCCAAGAGACTGTCTGAGATAGACCATAGACATATAAAAACTTGAAATAACAGATGTGATTTAACATCGTCAAGGTATCATAATGTTATCTAATAatattcaaattaaaaaaaaaaaaaccttaaagTATCTAAGGCTTCTTGCGATGGTTTATAGTGATTGTCCCCGCATGATATtgtcaaaaatataaaattattatttttttgcatcTTCATCCCTGACATATTTTGTATTTACGTATAAGAGCCtgtcctttttatttttatatgaaaTCGCTGCAAACTACTCCATTAGTGGATGCTTTAAGAATCTTGTAGTACGAAAAATATAGGAATTATTCCCCAACCACTAGATAAACCTTCCTTTAGTTTGTGCTTCACATGGAAGAAATGCTGGAAGGAGCACACTCAAACAAGCATGGGCCCGAGGCCATACACACCGGTCAATAAATGTACCGGTGATTAATTACCCTGCCAAATCACTCTAACGTGGGTACAACCTGCCAAATCATAAGAAAGTAAACAATACATAGGAGAGTGCACCGCTAATCTCGCCAACCTTCTGCCCACCAGTGCAGTCTTCACCTCCCAATTTTTGTCCGACTCAGGTTGCATCTTTTGCACGAAAgaaaggattcaccttccttcatgCGAGTTCACCGCAGGATCACCCACAGTACAGATCCCAAAGCGCCCCAATCTCCATCATCCATCCGTCTGCACAAATCTAAAAGCAAGGAGTGGATAATCCTAGGGTGGATTCGCGCAAAGGAAGGCGAATCCTTTTGTCTCTGAAAAGATACGACTCGAGTCCGTTCTCCTCCCCTACCTGCATCGACCTCGTCCATGTTTGCCATTCGAGTGTTGGCGGTGCGCTCTTTGCTGTTTTGCCAAACACCCTCCTGCAGGCAAGGTCTTTCCATAATATTAAGAGTGGAATTTTATTTTATGCTGAAATGACGTTTAGGCTCGTGGGGTTTGGATCAGGTGCAAGCAACTCTAAACCTAAAGTTATTGCTATCTCAAAAATTTCGCATTATATAAGTTGGACCTGGAACATGCACATGGTATTTATACAAACTCCACCTTACCTTGGTCAATATGATAGGATATTCTCTGTTATACGACTCCAAGGATACGTTTTTACCTAGGCAGATGCGGGAGTAATACATCTAACCAATTCATGACCTTCTACTTAAACCATAAATTGAgattggaaaaaaaatctaagcaaatCCAAGCAAATCAAAGTTCCATGTAAAACCTGTTTACATCAATTAATGTGCCGGGTAGAATGTAAAGTTtggacccaaattaaaatagaagtagATCTAGGTTGGGCGTTCCAAACTGAACGAACTCGATCAATTTGTTTGCATTTGGTTTTGATTTCTTGCTCGGGCCAAATCGACCTTTTCGGACCTATTTTTCCCTGCCAAGTCATTCTTGTATTTTTATTCATTTAACGTCGAGCTCATGGCTCAATTCTTGAACATAGGGTTTTGTTTTATAAAGAGTGGTGGCTTGAAAAGGAATAATTGTTGTCATGCAAGTATTGAAAGGATAGGACTTTCATGAGCACTTTATGAGATGGTCACTGGTAAAACCCTTTTAATTGTTGCCGGTTCTATTTATCTATCTCTGTGTAAGTCTAGATAATGTTTAATTGATCAATAacacaaacaaaaaaacatCTTTTAAAACGGTGTGTTCTTGAAACCTTTTACATTATATAGTGAACTTAGGCCTGGTTTGGACGGGGGAGAGAGTATTAATGATAAATTTTGATTAATAGCAGTTTCTATGAGAttaattattttctaaaagaaatGCGGTTTTTGTTTTCCAATCATTCTTGGAATACTTCTCCAATCATTTGAGATTCCTCTCCTACGGTGCTGctcgttccctcactttctgcTTATAAGGCGTTTATTCCATGCTTCCAAATAAGCTCTAGATTAGCCAACGAACTCGGACGGACATGGATGACCGTGAGCCTACCATTTTAGCTAAATTGGCCGGCAAACTTCTCAAGAGGTGATCCTGATTCCAATTCTCCAttgtctcagactttggtttgtCGTGTGATGGTACCTGCTGAGAAGACATCTTATTCTGTTACGCCATATCCCTCCGCTGTGATCCCGGATTACCTCTATATGTAATCCTCACTCATAATCATTTCTCCACTTCCTTGAAACCCCACTATTATGTAATTCTCACTCATttgtaattctttattcttttataAAGTTTGAGAAATACTTAGTGCCATTAACTAGTCGGAAGGTACTCTTCTGTTCAAGTCTTAACATCCTCATCAGGCTAACTGCTCCGATGGGCCGAGTTTGCTCTAATGTCATTTGTCATCACTTGAAATTTCACTCAAAAAGGCTAGCTAATATGTTTTTTTGGTTCTTTAGTTCTATATAAGAACTCAAGATCTTTTCgatgaataatcgatgtgggactaaacatacgtccgcacgggtcctcataaTAACCATGCATGATCTCAACCGGAAAAG
This is a stretch of genomic DNA from Phoenix dactylifera cultivar Barhee BC4 chromosome 9, palm_55x_up_171113_PBpolish2nd_filt_p, whole genome shotgun sequence. It encodes these proteins:
- the LOC103722318 gene encoding protein DMP6-like, with the protein product MEDMEAHHHEEEQQPLLASKPSDEDRTTMVQQAISQTFKSVAHLANHLPTGTVLAFQVLSPILTNLGRCTDANRTMTACLVVLCGLSCFVLSFTDSFQDKTGKIRYGLATFGGMWIIDGAKPLPPEIAANYSVKFVDFVHAFMSVLIFAAVALFDKNVVSCFYPVPSEDMEQVLTALPVAIGVFGSAVFVTFPTTRHGIGFPVSPR